A single region of the Kwoniella botswanensis chromosome 1, complete sequence genome encodes:
- a CDS encoding formamidopyrimidine-DNA glycosylase yields MPELPEVERARKLIHETCKGYKIKSVDSVEDKIVYTGGDDHKAFAKEITGRSINGCERKGKTFWMILSGKGRFPVMHFGMTGMIQLKGQEPTWYRRKPRESSKVWPPRFHKFVLKLEPQPGSVGDEPVELAFLDGRRLGRLRLLPDPVTSHPPVSALGFDPVLNHPTFDEFQNLIAKKKGTVKGMIMDQSFSAGVGNWVADEVLYQARIHPSCPVNHLSPQNIKDLHYQIRAVPLKAVEVNADSRQFPEDWLFRWRWSKGKKQSKGKKKAEEIDEEGEEAEEIKPAGKDYLALPNGKPATITFIEVGGRTTAVVEELQKMPEGVEIKPKISKSGKGSQSKKRSKGNNSDDGSSGLTSENETETTTPVKVTTARQKSRSNKKIKTEDDGVVQDVKVEIDEKPSRKPRKSTSRIETDPQTSSLGKFTNGKPRKSKLTARSTKSRGKGSQMNSEVGDGSSDLSDLPSEPS; encoded by the exons atgcCGGAACTACCTG AGGTCGAAAGAGCCCGTAAGCTCATACACGAGACATGTAAAGGGTACAAAATTAAATCGGTCGATTCGGTGGAAGACAAGATCGTCTACACCGGTGGAGACGATCACAAGGCTTTT GCTAAAGAAATCACTGGACGAAGCATCAACGGATGTGAGAGGAAAGGTAAAAC TTTCTGGATGATACTCTCGGGAAAAGGTAGATTCCCAGTCATGCATTTCGGTATGACAGGTATGATCCAACTTAAAGGTCAGGAACCTACTTGGTATAGGAGAAAGCCTAGAGAGAGTTCTAAAGTCTGGCCACCTAGA TTTCATAAATT TGTACTCAAACTCGAACCTCAGCCTGGTTCAGTAGGTGACGAGCCAGTAGAACTTGCTTTTCTTGACG GTCGTAGACTTGGCAGATTGAGACTTCTTCCTGATCCCGTTACATCCCATCCGCCCGTTTCCGCATTAGGCTTCGATCCAGTCCTGAATCATCCCACTTTTGACGAGTTTCAGAATTTgatagcgaagaagaagggtacTGTAAAGGGGATGATAATGGACCAGTCATTCAGTGCGGGCGTGGGAAAC TGGGTAGCAGATGA AGTCCTATACCAAGCTCGTATACATCCCTCCTGTCCAGTCAaccacctttctcctcaGAATATCAAAGACCTACACTATCAAATTCGAGCCGTGCCCCTCAAGGCGGTAGAGGTAAATGCGGACTCCCGTCAGTTCCCTGAAGACTGGCTGTTCCGCTGGAGATGGAGTAAAGGGAAGAAACAATccaaggggaagaagaaggctgaaGAGATCgacgaagagggagaagaagcagaagagatcaaacctGCAGGAAAGGACTATCTCGCTTTG CCTAATGGCAAGCCCGCTACGATAACGTTTATAGAAGTTGGAGGTCGGACCACAGCGGTCGTAGAGGAATTACAGAAGATGCCAGAAGGCGTGGAGATCAAACCTAAGATAAGTAAAAGTGGGAAAGGTAGTCAGAGTAAGAAGAGGTCGAAAGGGAATAACTCG gatgatggatctaGCGGGCTAACATCGGAGAACGAGACAGAAACGACGACACCTGTCAAAGTTACGACCGCCAGACAGAAATCAAGATCGaataagaagatcaaaacGGAGGATGATGGAGTTGTTCAAGATGTGAAAGTAGAAATCGATGAAAAGCCGAGCAGAAAG CCTCGAAAGTCCACTTCAAGAATAGAGACAGACCCCCAAACTTCCTCTCTAGGCAAATTCACAAACGGCAAACCACGAAAGTCGAAACTTACGGCAAGATCAACCAAATCCCGTGGCAAAGGTTCACAGATGAATTCAGAGGTTGGAGATGGGTCATCGGATTTATCAGACTTGCCTTCGGAGCCAAGTTGA